A region of Paraburkholderia largidicola DNA encodes the following proteins:
- a CDS encoding hydroxymethylglutaryl-CoA lyase: MAMPQAVKIVEVGPRDGLQNEKEFVPTNIKIELINRLSAAGFRNVEAASFVSPKWVPQMADGADVMAGIERRTGTIYSVLTPNLRGFEGAVAARADEIVIFGAASEAFSQKNINCSIAESIERFVPVAQAAKEQGIRIRGSVSCSLGCPYQGEVPVASVVDVVERFAALGCDEIDIADTIGVGTPSRTREVFAAVTQVFPRERLSGHFHDTYGQALANIYAALQEGIEIFHASIAGLGGCPYAKGATGNVATEDVLYLMNGLGIETGIDLAKVVEIGDFISTSIGKPNVSRAGKALLAKARSEKSTCV; encoded by the coding sequence ATGGCCATGCCACAAGCGGTAAAAATCGTCGAAGTCGGTCCGCGCGACGGGCTGCAGAACGAGAAGGAATTCGTACCCACCAACATCAAGATCGAGTTGATCAATCGTCTGTCGGCGGCCGGATTTAGAAACGTAGAAGCGGCTTCGTTCGTGTCGCCCAAGTGGGTGCCGCAGATGGCCGATGGCGCCGACGTGATGGCGGGCATCGAGCGTCGCACGGGGACGATCTACTCGGTGCTGACGCCGAACCTGCGCGGCTTCGAAGGCGCCGTCGCGGCACGCGCGGACGAGATCGTGATCTTCGGCGCGGCGAGCGAGGCGTTCTCGCAAAAGAACATCAATTGCAGTATTGCGGAAAGCATCGAGCGCTTCGTGCCCGTCGCGCAGGCTGCCAAAGAGCAAGGCATCCGCATACGCGGCAGCGTGTCGTGCTCGCTCGGTTGTCCGTATCAGGGTGAAGTGCCCGTCGCGTCGGTCGTCGATGTCGTCGAGCGTTTCGCTGCGCTCGGCTGCGACGAGATCGATATCGCCGATACGATCGGCGTCGGCACGCCCAGCCGCACGCGCGAAGTGTTCGCCGCTGTCACGCAGGTGTTTCCGCGCGAGCGGCTATCGGGGCATTTCCACGATACATATGGCCAGGCGCTCGCGAACATCTACGCCGCGCTGCAGGAAGGCATCGAGATTTTTCATGCGTCGATTGCAGGACTCGGCGGCTGTCCGTACGCGAAAGGCGCAACGGGCAACGTCGCCACGGAAGACGTGCTGTATCTGATGAACGGACTCGGCATCGAGACGGGCATCGACCTCGCGAAGGTCGTGGAGATCGGCGATTTCATTTCGACGTCGATCGGCAAGCCGAACGTATCGCGCGCGGGCAAGGCGCTGCTGGCGAAGGCGCGCAGCGAAAAGTCCACCTGCGTATGA
- a CDS encoding MaoC family dehydratase yields MNTPPRVVTVGESFSATLSLVAESIKSFATLVNDLNPLHHDDAYAAQSRFGGLIASGTQPTAHFMALLATHYSTYAQPLGLEFDIKLKKAAHSGDTLTMTWRVVGAFWKASLNGDLTQLEGSVVNQRSETVLIGKSTILVMPKPVAQEGSA; encoded by the coding sequence ATGAACACGCCGCCGCGCGTCGTCACGGTCGGCGAGTCATTCAGCGCGACGCTGAGCCTCGTGGCGGAGTCGATCAAATCGTTCGCCACGCTCGTGAACGACCTCAACCCGCTCCATCATGATGACGCGTACGCAGCGCAAAGCCGCTTCGGTGGTCTGATCGCCTCCGGCACGCAGCCGACCGCGCACTTCATGGCGCTGCTCGCCACGCATTACTCGACCTATGCGCAGCCGCTCGGGCTCGAGTTCGACATCAAGCTGAAGAAAGCCGCGCACAGCGGCGACACGCTGACGATGACCTGGCGCGTCGTCGGCGCATTCTGGAAAGCAAGCCTCAACGGCGATCTGACGCAGCTCGAAGGCAGCGTCGTGAACCAGCGCAGCGAAACGGTGCTGATCGGCAAGTCGACGATACTCGTGATGCCGAAGCCCGTCGCACAGGAAGGCAGCGCATGA
- a CDS encoding DUF1289 domain-containing protein, translating into MTADAARAQDAAQAIAPVPSPCINVCRMNRSTGLCEGCLRTIDEIANWSSFDDAAKRAVWDEIDRRHVDFMAKQSPNRETNT; encoded by the coding sequence ATGACAGCCGACGCCGCTCGCGCTCAGGACGCGGCGCAAGCCATCGCGCCCGTCCCTTCGCCATGCATCAACGTGTGCCGGATGAATCGGTCCACGGGCCTGTGCGAAGGTTGCCTGCGCACGATCGACGAAATCGCGAACTGGTCTTCGTTCGACGACGCGGCAAAGCGCGCGGTGTGGGATGAAATCGACAGGCGTCACGTCGACTTCATGGCGAAGCAGTCACCCAACCGCGAGACGAACACATGA
- a CDS encoding DMT family transporter gives MAANNEVRRGAFEMTLAMLMSGTIGWLVVSSQQSALNVAFFRCLFGGATLLLICAVLGLLKRKLFSWKVIALSTLSSAAIVMNWVLLFAAYSRASISMATTVYSTQPFMLVALGALVFRERVTASTVAWLLIAFVGLVFVVKVEPAVLAVPGQYLQGVAFAVGAAFLYAVSSIITKHLKNTPPHLIALITVTTGVVMLAPFVQYDALPTTGMHWLQLVTLGIVNTGIMYVLLYGAIQKLPTAMTGALSFIYPVVAIVVDRIAFGQKLAWIQVLGAVLILLAAAGVNLGWRIVPTRRYSI, from the coding sequence ATGGCAGCAAACAACGAAGTGCGGCGCGGCGCGTTCGAGATGACCCTCGCGATGCTGATGTCGGGGACGATTGGCTGGCTGGTCGTATCGTCACAGCAATCGGCGCTGAATGTCGCGTTCTTCCGGTGCCTGTTCGGCGGCGCGACGCTGTTGCTGATCTGTGCGGTGCTCGGACTGCTCAAACGCAAGCTATTCTCGTGGAAGGTGATCGCGCTCTCTACGCTCAGCAGCGCGGCCATCGTCATGAACTGGGTGCTGCTGTTCGCCGCATACTCGCGCGCGTCGATTTCGATGGCGACCACCGTCTACAGCACGCAGCCTTTCATGCTCGTCGCGCTCGGTGCGCTGGTGTTCCGCGAGCGTGTGACGGCATCGACGGTCGCCTGGCTGCTGATCGCGTTCGTCGGACTCGTGTTCGTCGTGAAAGTCGAACCGGCCGTGCTCGCGGTGCCGGGACAATATCTGCAAGGCGTCGCGTTTGCCGTCGGCGCGGCTTTCCTGTACGCAGTGTCGTCGATCATCACAAAGCACTTGAAGAACACGCCGCCGCACCTTATCGCGCTGATTACCGTGACGACGGGTGTCGTCATGCTCGCGCCGTTCGTGCAGTACGATGCGTTGCCGACCACAGGCATGCACTGGTTGCAACTCGTCACGCTCGGCATCGTGAACACGGGGATCATGTATGTGCTGCTGTACGGCGCAATCCAGAAGCTGCCGACAGCGATGACGGGCGCGTTGTCATTCATCTATCCGGTCGTAGCGATCGTCGTCGACCGGATCGCGTTCGGACAGAAGCTGGCGTGGATTCAGGTGCTTGGCGCGGTGTTGATCCTGCTTGCGGCGGCCGGCGTCAATCTGGGCTGGCGCATCGTGCCGACGCGCCGCTACTCCATATAA
- a CDS encoding RBBP9/YdeN family alpha/beta hydrolase → MFSCTRSIWPPRLVTVPGLHGSEGAHWQTWLERQFPRALRVEQADWDAPDLARWAQSVRDVLTKERGPFVLAAHSFGCLATAHALQQGVPVADIAGVLFVAPASPKKFWFAGTFDARRLGVPSILIGSETDPWMTLADARELARHLGSAFVNLGDSGHINTAAGFGPWPRAKYFVDTLAHCAAPLRFHDESEALATQAFS, encoded by the coding sequence ATGTTTTCGTGCACCCGATCGATCTGGCCGCCGCGGCTCGTGACCGTGCCGGGCTTGCACGGCAGCGAAGGCGCGCACTGGCAAACCTGGTTGGAGCGCCAATTCCCACGCGCATTGCGAGTCGAGCAGGCGGATTGGGACGCGCCGGATCTAGCGCGATGGGCGCAGTCCGTGCGCGATGTGCTGACGAAGGAGCGCGGGCCGTTCGTGCTCGCTGCGCACAGCTTCGGATGCCTCGCCACCGCGCATGCTTTGCAACAAGGCGTGCCGGTTGCCGATATAGCAGGCGTACTCTTCGTCGCGCCTGCCAGCCCGAAGAAGTTCTGGTTTGCGGGCACATTCGACGCACGCCGTCTTGGCGTCCCGTCCATTTTGATCGGCAGCGAGACCGACCCGTGGATGACGCTCGCCGATGCGCGCGAGCTGGCAAGGCACCTGGGCAGCGCGTTCGTCAATCTGGGTGACTCAGGTCACATCAATACCGCCGCGGGCTTTGGGCCCTGGCCGCGCGCGAAATACTTCGTCGACACGCTCGCGCATTGCGCCGCGCCGCTACGGTTTCACGATGAGAGCGAGGCGCTCGCCACGCAGGCTTTCAGCTAG
- a CDS encoding NAD(P)H-dependent flavin oxidoreductase: protein MALPAVLQNLTLPVVASPMFIVSYPELVLAQCKAGIVGSFPALNARPAELLDEWLTQIQASLAEHKAANPDAVIGPIAVNQIVHQSNARLEHDIRVCVEHKVPIFITSLRAPAKEIVDAVHSYGGIVLHDVINLRHAQKALDAGVDGLILVAAGAGGHAGTTSPFALVGEVRRMFDGPIVLSGSIANGGSILAAQAMGADLAYMGTRFIATKEAHAVEGYKQAIINANAADIVYTNLFTGVHGNYIRESIQNAGLDPDALPESDKTAMNFGGDKAKAWKDIWGAGQGVGLMHDVPSVAELVARLKEEYQAAKTRLGIGAES, encoded by the coding sequence ATGGCCTTGCCCGCCGTCCTGCAGAACCTTACTCTGCCCGTCGTCGCCTCGCCGATGTTCATCGTCAGCTACCCCGAGCTCGTGCTTGCGCAGTGCAAGGCGGGGATCGTCGGTTCGTTTCCTGCGCTCAACGCGCGCCCGGCCGAACTGCTCGACGAATGGCTGACACAGATTCAGGCATCGCTCGCCGAACACAAGGCGGCGAATCCAGACGCCGTCATCGGGCCGATCGCCGTCAATCAGATCGTGCATCAGTCGAACGCGCGGCTCGAGCACGACATCCGTGTGTGCGTCGAGCACAAGGTGCCGATTTTCATCACGAGCCTGCGCGCGCCCGCGAAGGAGATCGTCGATGCCGTGCACAGCTACGGCGGCATCGTCCTGCACGACGTGATCAATCTGCGTCACGCGCAGAAGGCACTGGATGCGGGCGTCGACGGTCTGATTCTGGTCGCAGCGGGTGCGGGTGGTCACGCGGGCACGACGTCGCCGTTCGCGCTGGTCGGCGAAGTGCGGCGCATGTTCGACGGCCCGATCGTGCTGTCCGGCTCGATTGCGAACGGCGGCTCGATTCTCGCCGCGCAGGCGATGGGCGCCGACCTTGCCTACATGGGCACGCGCTTCATCGCGACGAAGGAAGCGCACGCCGTCGAAGGCTACAAGCAGGCGATCATCAACGCGAATGCCGCCGACATCGTCTACACGAACCTCTTCACGGGCGTGCACGGCAACTACATCCGCGAGAGCATCCAGAATGCGGGACTCGATCCCGATGCGCTGCCCGAGTCGGACAAGACGGCGATGAACTTCGGCGGCGACAAGGCGAAGGCGTGGAAAGACATCTGGGGCGCAGGCCAAGGCGTGGGTTTGATGCACGACGTGCCGAGCGTCGCCGAGCTTGTTGCGCGCCTGAAGGAGGAATATCAGGCGGCGAAGACGCGGCTCGGGATTGGCGCTGAATCGTAG
- a CDS encoding sulfate ABC transporter substrate-binding protein, whose protein sequence is MAGRGDQTRRLAAGFMTLTLSFGVAQSAHADASLLNVSYDVTRELYKDINPGFIAAYKQKSGETVSVKQSHGASSAQALSVLQGLQADVVTMNQPNDIDLLAERGQLVPANWRARLPNNSAPYTTTMVFLVRKGNPKHIKDWDDLAKPGVQVVIPNPKTAGNGRYTYLAAWGYKKQNGATDAQALDFEKAIFRNVPVLDTGGRGATTTFTQRDIGDVLVTFENEVSLIDTGVGAGSFEAVYPSMSILAEPPVTIVDKVVDKRGTRKEAQAYVDYLYTAPAQEIIAQHHLRPRDPAVLAKHASEFKPLKTFTVEQVFGSWQKAQQTHFADGGTFDQIIVDRK, encoded by the coding sequence ATGGCAGGCAGAGGGGATCAAACGCGCAGACTCGCGGCTGGCTTCATGACGTTGACGCTTTCGTTCGGCGTAGCGCAGAGCGCGCATGCGGATGCATCGCTGCTCAACGTGTCGTACGACGTCACGCGCGAGTTGTACAAGGACATCAATCCGGGATTCATCGCGGCGTACAAGCAGAAGAGCGGCGAGACGGTGTCGGTGAAGCAGTCGCACGGTGCATCGAGCGCGCAGGCGCTGTCGGTGCTGCAGGGGTTGCAGGCCGACGTCGTGACGATGAACCAGCCGAACGACATCGACCTGCTCGCCGAGCGTGGCCAGCTCGTACCCGCGAACTGGCGCGCGCGCCTGCCGAACAACAGCGCGCCGTACACGACGACGATGGTGTTCCTCGTGCGCAAGGGCAATCCGAAGCACATCAAGGACTGGGACGATCTGGCGAAGCCCGGCGTGCAGGTCGTGATTCCTAATCCGAAGACGGCGGGCAATGGCCGCTACACGTATCTGGCCGCGTGGGGGTACAAGAAGCAGAACGGTGCAACGGATGCGCAGGCGCTCGACTTCGAAAAGGCGATCTTCCGTAACGTTCCCGTGCTCGACACGGGCGGACGTGGCGCGACGACGACGTTCACGCAGCGCGACATCGGCGATGTGCTGGTGACGTTCGAGAACGAAGTGTCGCTGATCGACACGGGCGTGGGCGCGGGCAGCTTCGAGGCCGTGTATCCGTCGATGAGCATTCTCGCCGAGCCGCCCGTGACGATCGTCGACAAGGTTGTCGACAAGCGCGGCACGCGGAAGGAAGCGCAGGCGTATGTCGACTATCTGTACACGGCGCCCGCGCAGGAGATCATCGCGCAGCATCATTTGCGTCCGCGCGATCCGGCTGTGCTTGCCAAGCACGCGAGTGAGTTCAAGCCGCTGAAGACGTTCACTGTCGAACAGGTGTTCGGTAGCTGGCAGAAGGCGCAGCAGACTCACTTTGCCGATGGCGGGACGTTCGATCAGATCATCGTAGACAGGAAGTAG
- a CDS encoding MBL fold metallo-hydrolase: MIALPPSIRVFERGWLSSNNVLLVDDASAALVDTGYASHAAQTVALVRHALGTRPLDLIVNTHLHSDHCGGNAQLQATWPCRTLIPSTEADAVREWDESRLTFHATGQFCERFAFSDTIEPGRHLTLGALDWEVLGAPGHDPHSLMLYCAGQKLLISADALWENGFGVIFPELEGESGFAEQQAVLELIGTLDVKTVIPGHGAPFAGVNAALDRALSRVAWLRADPARNAKNALKVLIVFKLLDARTLSFEALLRMLDDASVMRAAASMLKPRSAWPTLLRELIEGLAVENGPLQFDGEQITARAD, encoded by the coding sequence ATGATCGCGCTGCCGCCATCCATACGCGTGTTCGAACGCGGCTGGCTGTCGTCGAACAACGTGCTACTCGTCGACGATGCAAGCGCGGCGCTCGTCGATACCGGCTACGCGTCGCACGCGGCGCAAACGGTGGCGCTCGTCAGACATGCGCTCGGCACGCGGCCACTCGACCTGATCGTCAACACGCATTTGCATTCGGATCACTGCGGCGGCAATGCGCAATTGCAGGCAACGTGGCCGTGCCGGACGCTGATTCCATCGACGGAAGCGGATGCGGTGCGCGAATGGGACGAGTCGCGTCTGACCTTTCACGCAACCGGTCAATTCTGCGAACGTTTCGCATTCTCGGACACGATCGAACCGGGCAGGCACCTGACGCTCGGCGCGCTCGACTGGGAGGTGCTCGGCGCGCCGGGCCACGACCCGCATTCGCTGATGCTCTATTGCGCCGGGCAAAAGCTGCTGATCAGCGCCGATGCACTGTGGGAAAACGGCTTCGGTGTGATCTTTCCGGAACTCGAAGGCGAAAGCGGTTTCGCCGAGCAACAAGCCGTGCTCGAACTGATCGGCACGCTCGACGTAAAGACCGTGATCCCGGGCCACGGCGCGCCGTTTGCCGGCGTGAATGCGGCACTCGACCGCGCGTTGTCGCGCGTCGCGTGGTTACGCGCCGATCCGGCACGTAACGCGAAAAACGCGCTGAAGGTGTTGATCGTGTTCAAGCTGCTCGACGCACGCACGCTATCTTTCGAAGCCTTGCTGCGCATGCTCGACGACGCAAGCGTGATGCGGGCCGCGGCATCGATGCTGAAACCGCGCAGCGCATGGCCCACGCTGCTGCGTGAACTGATAGAAGGATTGGCGGTGGAGAACGGGCCGTTGCAATTCGACGGCGAGCAGATCACTGCGCGCGCCGATTGA
- a CDS encoding Lrp/AsnC family transcriptional regulator, with protein sequence MTKRLNPDTRQAPAPATLDDTDRMLLASLADDARQPVSELARSVGLSAPATADRLRRLDALGVIERFTVQIDPRALGYTLQAIVRVKPLPGQLHLVEDVIRRIPEFVECDKVTGDDCFICRLYLRSIDQLDEILSKVTERAETSTAIVKSTPVPRRLPPLA encoded by the coding sequence ATGACGAAGCGCCTTAATCCCGATACCCGGCAAGCTCCCGCACCCGCGACGCTCGACGACACCGACCGCATGCTGCTCGCAAGTCTCGCCGACGACGCGCGCCAGCCCGTCAGCGAACTCGCGCGCAGCGTCGGCCTGTCGGCGCCCGCGACGGCGGACCGCTTGCGGCGCCTCGACGCGCTAGGCGTGATCGAGCGTTTCACGGTGCAGATCGATCCGCGCGCACTCGGCTATACGCTGCAGGCGATCGTGCGCGTGAAGCCGCTGCCCGGTCAGCTGCATCTGGTGGAGGACGTGATTCGTCGGATTCCGGAGTTCGTCGAATGCGACAAGGTGACGGGCGACGATTGCTTCATCTGCCGCCTGTATCTGCGCTCGATCGATCAGCTCGACGAGATTCTGTCGAAAGTGACCGAGCGTGCGGAAACCAGCACCGCGATCGTCAAGTCAACGCCGGTACCGCGGCGCTTGCCGCCGCTCGCTTGA
- a CDS encoding 2-hydroxyacid dehydrogenase, giving the protein MKVLFYTPQSDADVWLRDLSRALPGVDLREWQPGDNAPADVAVVWKPPREMLAGRDDLRAVFNLGAGVDAILRLEREHPGTLPRSAQLVRLEDTGMAQQMAEYVMHAVLRYMRRFDEYDRLQAEQRWHVLEPHARETFTVGVLGLGVLGSHVATTLAAAGFPVRGFSRSERAIEGVETFAGEAQFDAFLDGVKVLVNLLPHTPDTHGVLNQRNLAKLTPGAYLVNIARGAHLVEQDLLVALEQGQIAAATLDVFVEEPLPPQHPFWKHPRISITPHISALTLREESIAQIVQKIGALMRDEPIGGIVDIGRGY; this is encoded by the coding sequence ATGAAAGTCCTGTTCTATACACCGCAATCCGATGCCGACGTCTGGCTGCGCGACCTGTCGCGCGCACTGCCGGGCGTCGACCTGCGCGAATGGCAACCGGGCGACAACGCCCCCGCCGATGTCGCCGTCGTCTGGAAGCCGCCGCGTGAGATGCTCGCCGGCCGCGACGACTTGCGCGCGGTCTTCAACCTGGGCGCCGGTGTCGACGCGATCCTGAGGCTGGAACGCGAGCATCCCGGCACGCTGCCGCGCAGCGCGCAACTCGTGCGGCTCGAAGACACAGGCATGGCACAGCAGATGGCCGAGTACGTGATGCACGCCGTGCTGCGTTATATGCGCCGCTTCGACGAATACGACCGGTTGCAGGCAGAACAGCGCTGGCATGTGCTCGAACCGCACGCGCGCGAAACGTTCACGGTCGGCGTGCTCGGTCTGGGCGTGCTCGGCTCACATGTCGCGACGACGCTCGCCGCGGCCGGCTTTCCGGTACGCGGCTTCAGTCGCAGCGAGAGAGCGATCGAAGGTGTCGAGACCTTCGCGGGCGAAGCGCAGTTCGACGCATTCCTCGATGGCGTCAAGGTGCTCGTCAATCTGCTGCCGCACACGCCCGACACGCACGGCGTGCTGAACCAGCGCAACCTGGCGAAGCTCACGCCCGGCGCGTACCTCGTCAATATCGCGCGTGGCGCGCATCTCGTCGAACAGGATTTGCTCGTCGCGTTGGAACAAGGGCAGATTGCCGCAGCGACGCTCGATGTATTCGTCGAAGAACCCTTGCCGCCGCAGCATCCGTTCTGGAAGCACCCGCGCATTTCGATCACGCCGCATATCTCGGCGTTGACGCTGCGCGAAGAAAGCATCGCGCAGATCGTGCAGAAGATCGGCGCGCTGATGCGTGATGAGCCGATTGGCGGAATCGTCGATATCGGGCGCGGCTATTGA
- a CDS encoding YbaK/EbsC family protein, with amino-acid sequence MSDNATVQTPHTPDLDSLPESARRVALLLRERGHAGQVVMLPETGKTSAEAAAGLGCSIAQIAKSILFRRREDDAPVLIIASGANRVDEKKVAAQVGDIARADAKFVREKTGYAIGGVCPIGHATTPVTLIDADLFTLDSLWAAAGHPHAVFNLTPQELATLTGAPVVDVALRETA; translated from the coding sequence ATGTCGGATAACGCAACGGTACAAACGCCTCACACGCCCGATCTGGATTCGCTGCCGGAGTCGGCGCGGCGCGTCGCGCTTTTGCTGCGCGAGCGCGGCCACGCTGGACAGGTCGTCATGCTGCCGGAAACGGGCAAGACCTCGGCGGAAGCGGCGGCGGGACTCGGCTGCTCGATCGCGCAGATCGCCAAGTCGATCCTGTTTCGCCGCCGCGAAGACGATGCGCCCGTGCTGATCATCGCGAGCGGCGCGAATCGCGTCGATGAAAAGAAGGTGGCGGCGCAGGTCGGCGACATCGCACGCGCCGACGCGAAGTTTGTGCGTGAGAAAACGGGTTATGCGATTGGCGGCGTGTGTCCGATCGGTCACGCAACGACGCCCGTCACGCTGATCGACGCCGATCTCTTCACGCTCGACAGCCTGTGGGCAGCCGCCGGTCATCCGCATGCGGTGTTCAATCTGACACCGCAGGAACTCGCTACGCTGACGGGCGCGCCTGTCGTCGACGTGGCGTTGCGCGAGACAGCATGA
- a CDS encoding alpha/beta fold hydrolase: MPFADFTPFRVTAGDVDIHGVKGGAGPPLLLLHGHPQSHLIWHRCAAQLAEHFTVIATDLRGYGASAKPPSDARHAPYSKRAMAADQVAVMRHFGYERFLVCAHDRGARVAHRMALDFPDAVERLMLLDIAPTLAMYEATDRTFATLYFHWFFLIQPEPLPETLIEGNPDVYVDRVMGSRHAGLAPFAPEVLAEYRKALRQPGAVHAMCEDYRASATIDLEHDRADIERGHKIACPLRVLWGAEGVIEKCFEPIAEWRKVARDVSGRSLPCGHYIPEEAPAELVAEMLSFFEAVEL, from the coding sequence ATGCCCTTCGCGGACTTCACACCTTTTCGGGTCACGGCCGGCGACGTCGATATTCATGGAGTCAAAGGCGGAGCAGGGCCGCCTTTGCTGCTGCTGCACGGTCATCCGCAGAGCCATCTGATCTGGCATCGATGCGCGGCGCAACTCGCCGAGCATTTCACGGTGATCGCGACCGACCTGCGCGGCTACGGCGCGTCGGCGAAACCGCCCAGCGACGCGAGGCACGCGCCGTATTCGAAGCGCGCGATGGCGGCCGACCAGGTCGCCGTGATGCGCCACTTCGGCTACGAGCGTTTTCTCGTCTGCGCACACGACCGTGGCGCACGAGTCGCGCACCGGATGGCGCTCGACTTTCCCGATGCCGTCGAACGCCTGATGCTGCTCGACATCGCGCCGACGCTCGCGATGTACGAAGCCACCGACCGCACCTTCGCGACGCTCTATTTCCACTGGTTCTTCCTGATCCAGCCGGAGCCGCTGCCCGAGACGCTGATCGAAGGCAATCCCGATGTCTACGTCGACCGCGTGATGGGTAGCCGTCACGCGGGCCTCGCGCCGTTCGCGCCCGAGGTGCTCGCCGAGTATCGCAAGGCCTTGCGGCAGCCGGGCGCCGTCCACGCGATGTGCGAGGACTACCGCGCCTCCGCGACGATCGATCTCGAGCACGATCGCGCCGATATCGAGCGCGGACACAAGATTGCCTGTCCGCTGCGCGTGCTGTGGGGCGCGGAGGGCGTGATCGAAAAATGCTTCGAGCCGATTGCCGAATGGCGCAAGGTTGCGCGCGACGTCAGCGGCCGCTCGCTGCCGTGCGGACATTACATTCCCGAGGAAGCGCCCGCTGAACTCGTCGCGGAGATGCTGTCCTTCTTCGAAGCCGTCGAGCTTTGA
- a CDS encoding IS481 family transposase — protein MPWDVKDTMNRREDFVCEAATQALPFSELCRKFKITRQTGYKWLARHKSEGSKGLADRSRRPHHSPTRSPEHIEALVLDLRRQHGWGGRKIARRLRDLGQIEVPAPATITEILRRHGLIDEQASRQRQHWQRFEHEHPNSLWQMDFKGDFPTLESGRCAPLTVIDDHSRYNIVLSACARTTTGIVQAELERAFRCYGLPSRINTDNGAPWGSPSAPGQLTELAVWLIRLGIQVSYSRPYHPQTNGKDERFHRSLKAEVLERHTFTTHAHVQQVLDRWRQVYNTERPHEALDMAVPVTRYACSLRRMPERLPEPEYGCGDEVLQVNASGVVRVRGEKVKLSIALKGLQVAARPSENEDGVIELWFAHQRVAKLDLKTVKP, from the coding sequence ATGCCCTGGGATGTAAAAGACACCATGAATCGTCGCGAAGACTTCGTCTGCGAGGCCGCCACACAGGCGCTCCCGTTCAGCGAGCTATGCCGTAAATTCAAGATCACCCGCCAGACCGGCTACAAGTGGCTCGCCCGCCACAAGTCTGAGGGTAGCAAGGGGCTGGCCGACCGCTCCCGGCGCCCGCATCACAGCCCCACACGCTCACCGGAGCACATCGAGGCACTGGTGCTGGACCTGCGCCGCCAGCATGGCTGGGGCGGACGCAAGATCGCACGGCGCCTGCGCGATCTGGGCCAGATTGAGGTTCCCGCGCCCGCCACCATCACCGAGATCCTGCGACGCCACGGGCTCATTGACGAGCAGGCGTCCCGCCAGCGCCAGCACTGGCAACGCTTCGAGCACGAGCATCCGAACTCGTTGTGGCAGATGGACTTCAAGGGCGACTTCCCGACGCTGGAGAGCGGGCGCTGCGCGCCGCTGACGGTCATCGATGACCACTCGCGCTACAACATCGTGCTGAGCGCCTGCGCGCGCACCACCACCGGGATCGTGCAGGCAGAGCTTGAGCGGGCGTTTCGCTGCTACGGGCTGCCATCGCGCATCAACACCGACAACGGCGCGCCGTGGGGCTCGCCCAGTGCGCCGGGGCAGCTCACCGAGCTCGCGGTCTGGCTGATCCGGCTGGGCATCCAGGTGAGCTATAGCCGCCCGTATCACCCGCAGACCAATGGCAAGGATGAACGGTTTCACCGCTCGCTGAAGGCCGAAGTGCTGGAGCGGCACACGTTCACCACGCACGCGCACGTGCAGCAGGTACTGGATCGCTGGCGGCAGGTGTACAACACCGAGCGTCCGCATGAGGCACTGGACATGGCGGTGCCGGTCACCCGCTACGCGTGCAGCCTGCGCAGGATGCCGGAGCGGCTGCCCGAGCCCGAATACGGTTGCGGCGATGAAGTGCTACAGGTCAATGCAAGCGGCGTGGTGCGCGTGCGAGGCGAGAAAGTGAAGCTCTCGATTGCGCTCAAGGGGCTGCAGGTGGCAGCCCGCCCGAGCGAAAACGAAGACGGAGTGATCGAGCTCTGGTTTGCCCATCAGCGAGTCGCAAAACTTGACCTGAAGACAGTAAAACCCTGA